From the genome of Vicia villosa cultivar HV-30 ecotype Madison, WI linkage group LG2, Vvil1.0, whole genome shotgun sequence, one region includes:
- the LOC131653824 gene encoding 4-hydroxy-3-methylbut-2-en-1-yl diphosphate synthase (ferredoxin), chloroplastic, whose protein sequence is MASGTVPASFSSLRMSESGLGFVKSIDFVRVSDLKRMKSARTKVSIIRNSNPGQEVVELQPASKGSQLLVPRQKYCESLHKTVRRKTRTVTVGDVTIGSEHPIRVQTMTTTDTKDVAGTVEQVMRIADKGADIVRITVQGRKEADACFEIKNSLVQKNYNIPLVADIHFAPTIALRVAECFDKIRVNPGNFADRRAQFEILEYTEDDYQKELEHIEQVFTPLVEKCKKYGRAMRIGTNHGSLSDRIMSYYGDSPRGMVESAFEFARICRKLDYHNFVFSMKASNPVIMVQAYRLLVAEMYVQGWDYPLHLGVTEAGEGEDGRMKSAIGIGTLLQDGLGDTIRVSLTEAPEEEIVPCTRLANLGMRASELQKGVAPFEEKHRHYFDFQRRTGQLPVQKEGEEVDYRGTLHRDGSVLMSVSLDQLKTPELLYKSLAAKLIVGMPFKDLATVDSILLRELPPVDDVDARLALKRLVDISMGVIVPLSEQLTKPLPNAIVLVNLKELSTGADKLLPQGTRLAVSVRGDESYEELEILKGVDATMILHDLPYTEDRVSRVHAARRLFEYLSENSLDFPVIHHIQFPNGVHRDDVVIGAGSHAGALLVDGLGDGLLLEASDKDFDFIRNTSFNLLQGCRMRNTKTEYVSCPSCGRTLFDLQEISAEIREKTSHLPGVSIAIMGCIVNGPGEMADADFGYVGGAPGKIDLYVGKTVVKRAIAMEQATDALIDLIKEHGRWVDPPVEE, encoded by the exons ATGGCTTCTGGAACTGTGCCTGCTTCGTTTTCTAGCCTCAGGATGTCTGAATCCGGTTTGGGGTTTGTGaaaagtattgattttgtgagagtttctgatttgaaaagaatgaaaTCCGCAAGGACTAAAGTGTCAATTATCAGAAATTCAAACCCTGGTCAGGAGGTTGTTGAACTTCAACCTGCTTCCAAAGGAAGTCAGCTTTTAG TTCCTAGGCAAAAGTATTGTGAATCGTTGCACAAAACTGTGAGGAGGAAAACAAGGACAGTGACGGTTGGTGACGTGACGATTGGTAGTGAGCATCCGATAAGAGTTCAGACGATGACTACGACCGATACTAAGGATGTTGCTGGAACTGTTGAACAG GTGATGAGAATAGCTGATAAAGGAGCTGATATCGTGCGGATAACTGTTCAAGGGAGAAAAGAAGCTGATGCATGTTTCGAGATTAAAAACTCGCTTGTGCAGAAAAA CTACAACATACCGTTGGTGGCTGATATTCATTTTGCTCCGACTATTGCTTTGCGAGTAGCTGAATGCTTTGATAAGATTCGTGTCAACCCTGGAAATTTCG CTGACAGACGAGCTCAGTTTGAAATATTGGAGTACACCGAAGACGACTATCAGAAAGAACTTGAGCATATTGAACAG GTTTTCACGCCATTAGTTGAAAAATGTAAGAAATATGGGAGAGCAATGCGCATTGGAACAAACCATGGCAGTCTTTCTGATCGTATAATGAGCTACTACGGAGATTCTCCTAGGGGAATG GTGGAATCTGCTTTTGAATTTGCAAGGATATGCCGAAAGCTGGACTATCACAATTTTGTGTTTTCCATGAAAGCAAGCAACCCAGTCATCATGGTTCAGGCATACCGATTACTTGTGGCTGAAATGTATGTCCAAGGCTGGGATTATCCATTACATTTGGGAGTTACTGAAGCTGGAGAAGGTGAGGATGGTAGGATGAAATCTGCAATTGGCATCGGAACTCTTCTCCAG GATGGATTGGGCGACACAATACGAGTTTCACTCACAGAAGCACCGGAGGAGGAGATAGTTCCTTGCACAAGGTTGGCAAACCTTGGAATGAGAGCATCTGAACTCCAGAAAGGAGTG GCACCTTTTGAAGAAAAACATAGACATTATTTTGACTTCCAGCGCCGTACTGGTCAATTGCCAGTGCAAAAAGAG GGTGAGGAGGTGGATTATAGAGGTACGCTCCACCGGGACGGATCTGTTCTCATGTCAGTCTCCTTGGATCAGTTAAAG ACACCAGAGCTCCTTTACAAGTCCCTTGCTGCGAAACTCATTGTTGGCATGCCATTTAAG GATCTGGCAACAGTTGATTCAATCTTATTGCGGGAACTCCCTCCGGTAGATGATGTTGATGCT CGGTTAGCTCTAAAAAGACTGGTTGATATAAGTATGGGAGTTATAGTTCCTTTGTCAGAGCAGCTAACAAAGCCATTACCAAATGCCATTGTtctggtaaaccttaaggagctATCGACTGGAGCTGATAAGCTTTTGCCACAAG GCACACGATTGGCTGTGTCAGTACGTGGCGACGAGTCTTATGAAGAGCTGGAAATTCTCAAAGGTGTTGATGCAACTATGATACTCCATGACCTGCCTTATACTGAAGACAGAGTTAGTAGAGTGCACGCAGCAAGGCG GTTATTCGAGTATCTATCAGAAAATTCGCTAGACTTTCCTGTCATTCACCATATTCAATTTCCAAATGGAGTTCACAG GGATGATGTAGTGATTGGTGCTGGCTCTCATGCTGGAGCCCTGCTGGTTGATGGACTTGGAGACGGTCTTCTTTTAGAAGCCTCAGACAAAGATTTTGACTTCATTAGAAATACTTCTTTCAATTTGCTGCAAGGATGCAGAATGAGAAATACAAAAACA GAGTACGTCTCATGCCCATCCTGTGGCAGAACCTTATTTGATCTTCAAGAAATAAGTGCAGAAATTCGAGAGAAGACATCACACCTCCCCGGTGTTTCG ATTGCAATCATGGGATGCATTGTAAATGGTCCCGGAGAGATGGCTGATGCGGACTTCGGGTATGTTGGTGGTGCTCCTGGGAAGATTGATCTCTATGTTGGGAAG ACTGTGGTGAAGCGCGCGATTGCGATGGAACAAGCAACTGATGCCTTGATCGATCTGATAAAAGAGCACGGACGTTGGGTAGACCCACCTGTAGAGGAGTAA
- the LOC131653829 gene encoding pectinesterase inhibitor 10-like — protein sequence MAKARLSLLSLILLTLSLHVNTDSSPSQSPSLLPESPSPSPLSSPESPSPSPLSSPESPSPSPSSANTPSRYYPPSISPLASSPPAPPPSNPSPFSSTPAPSPEDSTLINHIGLDEKTDDDSSVEGMSGSKKAGIAIGIIVAASVLMLAGMVYKKRKQNLRRNQYIYGVRRDIM from the coding sequence ATGGCAAAAGCAAGATTATCTCTTCTTTCTCTCATTCTACTCACTCTTTCACTTCACGTGAACACCGATTCCTCGCCGTCTCAATCTCCGTCACTATTGCCGGAATCACCATCACCTTCACCGTTATCATCGCCGGAATCACCATCACCGTCACCGTTATCATCGCCGGAATCACCATCACCGTCACCGTCATCGGCTAACACTCCATCTCGATACTATCCTCCTTCCATCTCGCCTCTGGCTTCGTCGCCACCAGCGCCGCCTCCGTCAAATCCGAGTCCATTTTCCAGTACTCCGGCTCCTTCGCCGGAGGATTCTACTTTAATAAACCACATCGGTCTTGATGAGAAAACAGATGATGATTCGTCGGTAGAAGGAATGAGTGGAAGCAAGAAAGCAGGGATAGCGATCGGAATAATAGTGGCGGCGAGCGTGCTTATGTTGGCAGGAATGGTGTACAAGAAACGGAAACAGAATCTACGGAGAAATCAGTACATTTACGGTGTAAGAAGAGATATAATGTAA
- the LOC131653826 gene encoding protein disulfide isomerase-like 1-4: MRILILLSLTTLLFFSSLSHVLSEEESDEDLSFLDEPDETDLHHDHHDHHDDAEHESDLEEDFSGYEHQESYQPPEFDEKDVVVLKDSNFTDVVNGNRFVLVEFYAPWCGHCQALAPEYAAAATELKGENVVLAKIDATEESEVAQKFDVQGFPTIYFFIDGVHKTYSGQRTKEAIVAWIKKKTGPGIYNITTVEDAQSILASETKVVLGFLNSLVGPESEELAAASRLEDDVNFYQTVDPEVAKLFHLDVNVKRPALILIKKEDEKLNHFDGQFGKSAIADFVSLNKLPLVTVFTRENAPEVFENPIKKQVLLFVTSNDSEKFLPVFQEAAKSFKGKLIFVLVETDNEDVGKPVSEYFGISGTDPKVLAYTGNDDGKKFVFDEEVTVEKIKAFGENFLEDKLKPFFKSDPIPESNDDDVKIVVGNNFDEIVLDESKDVLLEIYAPWCGHCQHLEPIYNKLAKHLRSIDSLVIAKMDGTTNEHPRAKSDGFPTLLFFPAGNKSFDPITVEADRTVVAFYKFLKQHASIPFKLQKPTSSPKPEDSDAKESSDTKENQSSNTDVKDEL, from the exons ATGCGAATTCTCATTCTCCTCTCCCTCACAActctcctcttcttctcttccctcTCTCACGTCCTCTCCGAAGAAGAATCCGACGAAGATCTCAGCTTCCTCGACGAACCCGATGAAACCGACCTACACCACGACCACCACGACCACCACGATGACGCTGAACACGAATCCGATCTCGAAGAAGACTTCTCCGGCTACGAGCATCAGGAGTCTTATCAACCTCCCGAATTCGATGAAAAGGACGTTGTCGTTTTGAAGGATAGCAACTTCACTGACGTGGTCAATGGTAATCGGTTTGTTTTGGTTGAATTCTACGCGCCGTGGTGTGGTCATTGTCAGGCTTTGGCTCCGGAGTATGCTGCCGCTGCTACTGAGTTGAAAGGGGAGAATGTTGTTTTGGCGAAGATTGATGCGACGGAAGAGAGTGAGGTTGCTCAGAAGTTTGATGTTCAGGGTTTTCCTACTATCTATTTCTTTATTGATGGTGTTCACAAGACTTATTCTGGACAAAGAACCAA AGAAGCTATAGTTGCATGGATTAAGAAGAAGACAGGACCTGGTATATATAATATTACTACAGTGGAGGATGCTCAAAGCATATTGGCCTCAGAAACTAAAGTTGTTTTGGGGTTCCTCAATTCTTTAGTT GGTCCTGAGAGTGAGGAGCTAGCTGCGGCTTCACGACTTGAGGATGATGTCAATTTTTATCAGACTGTGGATCCTGAAGTGGCAAAGCTATTCCATCTTGATGTTAATGTCAAACGCCCCGCATTGATCCTTATCAAGAAAGAGGACGAAAAACTGAATCATTTTG ATGGCCAATTCGGTAAGTCTGCAATAGCAGACTTTGTCTCCTTGAACAAGCTTCCTTTGGTAACAGTTTTTACAAGAGAAAATGCTCCTGAGGTCTTTGAAAACCCAATCAAGAAACAG gTGTTGTTGTTTGTGACTTCAAATGATTCAGAGAAATTCCTCCCCGTATTTCAGGAAGCCGCAAAGTCTTTCAAGGGAAAG TTGATCTTTGTGCTTGTGGAAACTGATAACGAAGATGTTGGAAAGCCTGTTTCAGAATACTTTGGTATCAGTGGGACTGATCCAAAA GTATTGGCATACACCGGAAACGATGATGGGAAAAAATTTGTGTTTGATGAAGAGGTGACTGTTGAAAAAATTAAG GCATTTGGAGAAAATTTCCTTGAAGACAAACTAAAACCCTTTTTCAAGTCAGATCCAATTCCTGAAAGT AATGATGATGATGTGAAAATAGTTGTTGGGAATAATTTTGATGAAATTGTCTTGGATGAATCAAAGGATGTTCTCCTAGAG ATATATGCTCCATGGTGTGGCCACTGCCAACATTTGGAACCAATATACAACAAGCTTGCAAAACATCTTCGTAGTATTGACTCTCTTGTAATAGCCAAGATGGATGGAACAACAAATGAGCATCCCAGGGCAAAG TCTGACGGGTTCCCCACTCTTCTCTTCTTCCCAGCCGGAAACAAAAGTTTTGATCCT ATTACTGTTGAGGCAGATCGTACAGTCGTAGCCTTTTACAAGTTCCTCAAGCAACATGCTTCAATCCCATTCAAGCTCCAGAAACCAACCTCATCTCCAAAACCAGAGGACTCTGATGCCAAGGAGAGTTCTGATACCAAAGAGAACCAAAGTAGCAATACTGATGTGAAGGACGAACTATGA